In Terriglobia bacterium, the DNA window AGCCGGGATACACACATTGGCATGGAGGCTGAAGCCCGAAACGGCGACGCAGCGCGGGTCGGACGGCACGGCGAGATCCTCGAAAGCAGGGATGAGTCGCAGGCTAGGCGATAGCGAAGGGCAAAAGGGAGCGACAGCACCCACTGCCGGACCGGCACTTCCGGGAAGACCCGATCCACAAGATGGGCAGCAGTATCGGCCATGTGGCGGCCACCGCAAGACGGTCAAAGCCCGCGACCTTTACATGAGAACGGCACAACCCTGTCTTTCCAGAGGAAACGATGGGGCAGAACCTCAATCCGTTTGGAGCACGAATTCGCTTTGTAGGGTTTGGCGGAGAGGGCGGGATTCGAACCCGCGTAGAGGCTTTTGGCCCCTAACTCGATTTCGAGTCGAGCCCGTTACGACCACTTCGGTACCTCTCCGGCGCAAAGAAGCCTACCAAACATCCCTGGTTTCACAAAAGAGATTTTGCGCAGGCAAAAAAAACCACGAAGTGCCCGACGCACACGAAATGGTCTTCGTGAGCCTCGTCTCTATCGTGGGTTGAAAAGCTGGTCTCGGAAGATGCGCAAGGGGCGCCGGAAGAGTTTCCCGGGCGCCCCTTGCGATCTGGATCTGCTGATGGTGATCAGCGCTGGATCGGGGTATCGGTTGCTTTTTTGGTCTCCTTTGGCTGAGGATTCTTGACGTACTTGTCGAGCCACGCGGCCCACCGGGCCCACTGGTCGAGGAGCGTTTCCTTGGCCACCGGGCCGTGATCCTCGTACGGATACAAGTACATCGCCGCCGTCTTGCCCATCCCGTTCAGGGCATGGAACAGGCGGATCGAGTTGTCAGGATCCGTGCCCACGTTCTGATCGGCCAGGCTGTGGTACATGAGCAGCGCGCCGGTGAGGTTGTTGGCATAAAGAAACGGCGACATCCCGAGGTAGACGTCGCGCGCCTCCCACAGGTCACGACGCTCGTTCTGAAATCCGAGCGGCGTGAGCGTGCGGTTGTAAGCGCCGTCACCTGCGATGCCCGCCTTGAAGAACGGTGTGTGAACCATCGCGTTCACGGTCGTAAACGCGCCATAGCTGTGGCCACCGATGGCCAGGCGTTGGCGGTCGATGATGGCGCGACGGTCCAATTCGTCAATCACGGCGGCCAGATCGTTCCGCAGATCGTTCACATAGTTGTTGTTCTGCTGGCCTTGCTGCCCGACGATCGGCAGGGCGGGGGTATCGACAACGACGGCATAGCCGAGCCGTACAAAGAACTGGATCGATCGGGTGCCGTAGGACTGGAATGTATTCTTGTTGAACGTGCGGTCGGGCTGATCGAAGTTTTGCTGGGTGTCGAACTCACGGGGGTAGAACCAGAAGATCGCCGGCAACCGCGTCCCCTCCTTGTAACCCGGCGGCAGCATTACGGTCACGCGAAAGTGGAAACCGTCGGCCCGTTCGACCTGGATGCGCTGTCTGGAAGCACTCGTCAGGTCCGGGAACAGGTCCTTGTTCTGGGTGAGCTGCTTCCGGCTGGTCCCCTCCACAAGGTAACTCTGCGACACCTCGGTCGGGCTCTCGCGCGCGATGATGAACCGGCCGGCATCGATGTCGAGAATCGTGGAGATGCGCTCGTAAACGTTTTTATTGTCGCTTTCGTAGATGCGCGCCTTTTCACCGGTCTTGATGGCAACCTTATCGAGAAATGACTTCGGCCCGACTTGTTCCGGGCTCTTGTCGTTCACCGTGCCTTCATAGAACACGCTGTTGTGGTCAGCCGAGAGCAGGACCGTGCCGCCACCGGCACCGCCACCACCGCCGCGGCCGCCACCACCGCCGCCACCGCCGCGCCCGCCGCCGCCACCGCCGCGTGCCGACACCAGCGAACCCGGGTTCGCGTTGACATCATCGGTGCGGAACTGCGCCAGAGTGTAGCGCTGTGTCGGCTCGGCGAGGTACACCGCGACCTCGAGGGTATTCTGGCCGCTCGTCTCCCTGAAAAAGAGAATCTGCATGTCAGGCGAAAAGCGATGATTGGACATGCGCGTGTTGTTTTCAAAAATCATTTTTGCGCTCTTGGCGTCAAACGGCGGCAGCCACTGCATCAAACGGTCCTTGCGCGGCGGGCCTTGCTGTCCGCCTCCCGCCCCGGCACCGCGTGTGCCGCCGCGCGCGCCGACCAGGGCGCGGACCGCCGCGGCACGGTCACCTCCCGCTCCGGCAGTCCCGGGCGGTGGCGCTTCTTGCTCAAGATAAGTGAAGCCCTGTCCGTCGGGCCGCCACGCGAGCTCACGGCGACCGGTCTGTTCCGCACCGCCGCGCGCGCCTCCCGGCGCCTGAGGAGCCGGGGGTGTTGTGTCGTCAGGGGCAGCGCCCAAATTGAGCGGCCGCTTGTTGAGTTCTGTCAGCATCGCACCGTTGGTATCCCACACCTCTTCTACTGAACCGAAGTTGCCGACCGGGACGATGTAGGAGAATGGCTTTGTCATGTGGGTGACGCGGAGGTAGTTGCCATCCGGTGAGGCATCGATCGAAGTGACCATCTCCGGTTTGCCGATTTTTTTCACCGCACCGGTCTGCACGTTGATCAAGGCGACCTGACCGGTCGAGTGCCACTCGAGCAGCTGAAAATCGTACTGCGTCGTCATCAGGCTCGGGAAGGTGCGCAGGCGATTCCTGTTGTTGTCGGTGATTTTGATTTCCGGTCCGACCGGCACATCGGGCCGCACCGGCCTGGGTGCACGTCCATCCGGAATGAGCACGGTGGCAATCTGCTTGCCGTCTTCGGTGAAGTCGAAGTTCATGACCCTGGTCGCCAGCACGGGCGTTTTCGTGAGCTGCCGAGACTGTCCGGTCGCGACGTCTGCGATCCAGATGTGGGTCGCGCTCTCACCATGCACGAAGAAGGCGATGCTCTTGCTGTCCGGCGACCACGTGGCATTGGACACGCGCGCACCTGCCGGAAGCTGAATCTGCTTCCTGGTACCGTCCGTTGCCGAGATGAGCTGGATGCCTACGTTGTTTCGAACCGTCAGCGATCGTGCTCGATTCGCCTTGAAATCGATGAAGACCCCACCCAACTCGTCGAACGGCTTCGAAAATGTCTTCATAAGCACGGGACCATCGCCGATCTCGTTCAGGAACCACTTCTTGTCCGGACTCGCGTTGGATAGATTCACGTTCTCGTGCCGAGGCGCAGTGACCGCGGCTACCAGCTCAGGCGGCGGTGTAACATAGCCCTCCTGCTTCAAGATCTCGTCAGCCCAGCTGGACGGGGCAGTCTTTGGTGGGGCGGCCTGGCCGCCGCCTTGCGCCAGCAGCGTGAGCGGCAGCAGCACAAGAAGCAGAACCAGCGCGGCCCGATAGAAGCGTGTCGAAATGTCGCGGTGCGACATGGACGTGCGTGCAATCATGATACCTCCGTTGGATTTGTCACCGGCAAGTGACTGTGCCTCCTACCCTTGGCCACAGTCATGGGAACAATACGGGCGCTACTATAGGACATTCGCTCCGGTGGCACAAGCAGAAATCGATTACGGCTATGTCCACAAAACCTCGACGCAGAGGCCGCAGGGCAACAAGCCGGGTGGTTTTCCTTGGGCCCTCTGCGCTGATATTTTGATACAGTGAGCAACGTATGAGACGACAGCACGATGGGGAGCGTCGCCGTTCTCAAGGGGCGGTGATCGCCCGGCTTTCGGGAATCATCATGATTCTGCCCGCCTCGATGACTGCGGGATGGATCGTGGGATATTTCCTGGTTGATCGGTATCTGCACAGCTTCCCGTGGGGAAGCATAATTATTACTTTTTTCGGAGCGGGCGCCGGCTTCTATGAAATCGTGAGGATCCTGGCGCCCAATCGTGGCGATGATGGCAATTGCTCGGGCAGGGAATCTTGAACGGCGCCTTTTCTGGCTGACCTTGGGGTTGACGGCCGGCGGGAGCCTCCTGGCGTGGGCGGGCTTCGGCGGCCGCGAGGCGGTGTCTTTCGCCGCCGGGGCGGGGCTTGCCGGGGCGAATCTCTTCTGGTTGCGGTCGACGATCAACTCGATATTCACGGGCGACCTGAAACGCTCGAAATCTAAGGTGTTAGCGGGCTTTTTTTTGCGCCTTCTGTTGATTCCCCTGTGCCTGTATGCTATGATCCGCTTTCTTTTTTTGGACATTCTCGCTGCAGTAGCCGGCCTTGCGGTCTTCATCTGCAGCGTTTTTATTGAAGGCGTCCTCGAAGCTTACGGCAGCAGCCCCGAATAACATGCACGAGCAAAGCCCCGTCGCGAATTTTATCAATCAATATCTGTTCGATCCCATTGCGCGCGCTCTCGGGTTCAATATCGCCGCCAATGGTCATGCCGTTCCGGATCACATCGTGATGATCCTTCTGGTCTCGCTCGGGCTCATTTCTTTTGCGATATGGCTGAGAAGCCGGTTGAGCGTCGAGAATCCCACCCGCATGCAGCACTTGATCGAAATTGTGCTGGAGACTCTGCAGGGATTGATGAAGGAAGTCGTCGGCAAGGACTCGCTCCAGTATTTCCCGTTGATCGGGACGCTGGCGGTCTACATCCTTTGCGGCAACCTGCTGGGGCTCATTCCAGGTTTTCTCTCTCCGACCAGCAATCTAAATGTAACTGCCTCGTGCGCCGTCTGCACTTTTGTTTATTACAACTATCATGGCATTCGAAAGCACGGGTTGATTGGATACCTGGCACATTTCATGGGGCCGGTCTGGTGGCTCGCCTGGCTGCTGTTCCCGGTCGAGATCGTCAGCCATCTGGCACGCATTCTTTCGCTGAGCCTGCGCCTTTTCGGCAATATTTTTGCAGAAGAGTTGATCATCGGATCCCTCAACCAGTACATTTTCCCGGTTCTGGCCTCCGTTCCGGTCATGTTCCTGGCTCTGTTCGCCAGCACGATCCAGGCCTTTATATTCGTGCTGCTGACCCTGGTTTACATCTCGGGCGCCGTGGAAGAATCGGCGGAGCACAAAGAGGAACATGGTGCGGGACACCACGAAGGCGCGCCGCAGGCAGCGGCGGCCTGAGCACGATCCATACCGCGATTTGCTGTGATGAATGCATCTCTTGAAAGGAGACTTCTGATGGGAAGAAAGTTGATTCTGGCCGCACTCATGGGTGTCGTACTCCTCACGATGGTAGTTCCGGTTTTTGCTCAGGGTGAGGCGGGAGCCGCGGCGAGCAAGGCTAGAAATTACCAGTGGCTGCTCATATCCGCCGGATTTGGCATGGCGCTGGCCGCTGCCGGCTGCGGATATGCTCAGAGCCGCGCGCTTGCGGCTGCGTGCGAAGGGGTCTCCCGCAATCCAGGTGCAACCGACACCATCCGGATCTTCATCTTTCTAGGCCTGGCTTTTATTGAGTTTCTGGCGCTGCTGACCTTTGTAGTCATCATGATGCTGCTGTTCTTCTGAGGCAGAGACCAAGAGACAAGGGCAGCCGCAAAGAACGCGCATCACAGGATTGGCAGGAATCCGTCCCGTGTTTGTCTGTTCTTTGTGGCTGCTTCGCGGTTCCTTCGCTAGTCCTCGAGGTCGTGGATCGTGGTGAGGGAGCGGATTTCGTAGTCCTTCGGTCCCGAAGGCGTAACGATATGCACCTCATCGCCCTCAGCCTTTCCCATCAGACTCCGCCCGATAGGGGATGAACTCGATATCAAGCCCTGGCTGATGTCGGATTCCTCCGGTGAAACGAGGGTGTAGCTCAGTTCCTTGTCGGCGCCTGCATCGTACAGCACCACACGCGACCCATAAGCAACGCGGTCGTGAGGGATTTTTTCCAGATTGATGAGCGACAGGGCGGCAAGCCGTGCCTGAAGATTTGCTTTCTTGCCTTCAAGATAGGCCTGACGCTCCTTCGCCGCCTTGTACTCGGCATTCTCGCTCAAGTCACCGTGCTCGCGGGCTCTCAGTATCTCCTTGGGAAGGTCGACACGCAGCTCGCGCTCGATTACATTCAGCTCGTCCTGAAGCTTCTTGCGGATATCTTTCATAGTACCAATTATTGTAGGGGAAGGATGGAACGACTGGCAAGGTTCAGGATCCAATTCGGAGAGATGCCGGCCCACAGCACGCCCAGAGCCGCAATGGCGATCGCAGCCAGGGCCGTCAGCGGTATGCTTTCGATCTGTGCTTCCTGCGGTTCCTTCATGTACATGTACACCATCAGGCGGAAGTAGTAGTAGACCGAGAGCACGCTGTTGAGGACCCCTATGATGGCAAGGCCCACGTAACCCCTTTGAATCGCAGCACTGAAAAGGAAGAACTTCCCGATGAATCCGCCGGTCAGCGGAATTCCCGCCAGTGAGATCAGGAAGAGCGAAAGCGCCGCGGCCGTCAGGGGTTGGGTTCTTCCCATGCCGGCATAATCCTCGAGCTTCACCCGCTGATCGCCCTGCCGGCTCAGGGAGAGCACGATGCTGAGCGCACCCAGGTTCATTGCGGTGTAGACGATGAGATAGAAGATCACCGCCCGATGGCCCGCGGAACTGTTGGCGACGATGCCGACCAGGATGTAACCCGCGTGCGCAATTGCAGAGTAGGCCAGCATTCGTTTGATGTTCGACTGCAGCGTGGCGACAACATTCCCCACAGTCATCGTCAGGATGGAGCAAACCCACAAAATTGCGGTCCAATCTGCCTGCAGTGATGGCAGCGCCTGGACGAGCACACGGATGAGGGCCGCGAAGCCTGCCGCCTTGGGGCCTACGATCATGAACGCGGTGACCGCCGTCGGCGCCCCCTCGTATACGTCGGGCGCCCAGGCATGGAAAGGCACGGTGGCGACCTTGAAACCGAATCCGACCAAGAGCAGCCCCAACCCGATCACCATGGTGAGCTGGGGCGTGCCCTGCAAACCTGCGACCTGGCGGATGGCGGCGTAGTTCGTCGTGCCGGTGCTGCCGTATACCAGCGCGATGCCGTAAAGCAGAAACGCGGTCGCGAAGGAACCAAGCAGAAAATATTTCAACGACGATTCGTTGGCCCGCAGGTCGGTGCGCTTGAAACCTGCCAGAATGTAAGTGGCAATCGACAGGATCTCGATGCCGAGGAAGGTCAGAATCAAATCACCGCTTGCGGCCATCAGCGACATGCCGGAGCAGGCGAAAAGGAGCAGGGCGTAATACTCACCCCTGTTGATGGACTCCCTCTCGTTAAATCGCAACGCAACGAGGGCGGAGAAGCCGGTAATGACGAAAAACAGCCACTGAAAAACCCAGCTGAAGTTGTCGACCAGAAACATGCCGCTAAAGATGGCGCGCGGATGGCCGAGCCGCTGAAACGACAGCACATAAGCAGCCAGGAAAGAGGCAGCCACGGCGATCTGCCCCTGCCGGCTCTTGCGCGCGGGCGGCGTAAAGGGCTCCAGCAGCAGGATGATCATCCCCGCCAGCACCAGGATGATTTGAGGGAGGATCGAAAAGTAGTCAATAGTCATCGCTTAGCTAGTCACCACCCGCCGAGCAGTGGATCCCCTTTCCGACAGAGAATTCAAGATATCCCAGACCACGGGTGCCCTTGGTCCTTCGCCGCAATCCCTGCGCTCTCTGCGTCGAGATTCTTTGGCGGCAGCTGTGTCGCTGCAGGTACTTCGTGGTCTGCTGCGCCCCCGAATTTTTCATAATTGCTGACTCACTGGCCGCCGCCCAGTTGCGGGCTGCCGAGGCGCTGTTCGACCCTGTATCCCCCCGCGGGGGCGTGGGCGTTGTGAATGCGTTGCTGCACGAGTTGAAGGCTCGCATCCATTCGTTGGAGGAAAGGCGCGGAATAGACACCGATCCACAGCATCACGAGCAGAATCGGCACCAGCAGCAGTTTTTCCCGCGTGCCGATATCCTTCATCTCCAGGTTTGCCGGGTTGGTTACGTTGCCCAGGAAAACACGCTGGTACATCCAGAGCATATAAACGGCGCCGAGAATCATTCCGCTTGCCGCGACCGCGGCAAAAACCGGACTCTTGATAAAGGTTCCCGCCAGAATGAGCACCTCCCCCACAAACCCGTTCAGCCCCGGCAGGCCGATCGAGGAGAGGGTGACGACGAGAAACAGGGCCGCCAGCACCGGGTTGCGGTGCGCCAGGCCCCCAAAGTCCGAGATCAGGCGCGTGTGCCTGCGCTCGTAGATCATGCCGACGAGGAGGAACAATGCGCCGGTCGACAAGCCGTGATTCAGCATCTGCAGTGTCGATCCCTGAAGACCTTGCTGGGTGAAAGCGAATATCCCAAGCACGACCAGCCCCATATGGCTCACCGACGAGTAGGCCACCAGCTTTTTCAGATCGGGCTGAACCATGGCAACGAGCGCCCCATAAACTATGCCGATCAGTGCGAGAATGGAAAGGTAGGGCGCTACTGCAATGGCCGCGGCAGGGAACAGAGGCAGGCAGAAGCGCAGCAGTCCATAAGTCCCCATCTTCAGCAGCACGCCCGCGAGAATCACTGATCCGGCCGTGGGCGCCTCGACGTGGGCATCCGGGAGCCACGTGTGAAACGGAAACAAGGGCACCTTGATCGCGAAGGCAAGCAGAAACGCCATGAAAAGCCAGAACTCTTCGCCCGTCGTGATCCGGATGCTTCCCGAAGCCAGATTGCGCGAGATCTGCAGCAGGTCGAAGGTAGTGCCGCCGTTGAGGTAATAAAGATAGATGATGGCGAGCAGCATGAGCAGCGATCCGACCATGGTATAGAGGATGAACTTGACCGCTGCGTAGACGCGATGCTCGCCGCCCCAGACGCCGATCAGAAAATACATCGGGATCAGCATTACTTCCCAGAACACGTAGAAGAGCACCAGATCGAGTGCGGCAAAGACCCCGAGCATTCCTGTTTCCAGGAACAGCATGCAGATCATGTACGGCTTCACCTTCTGGGTCACCGCGCGCCAGGAAGAGAGAATGGCCAACGGAGTGAGGAAAGTCGTGAGCAGGATGAGGAACAAGCTGATGCCGTCTATGCCCAGATGATGCTTGATCATCCCCCCTTCGATCCAGGAGACCGCTTCCTCGAACTGCATTTGCCCGTTCGCAATATCGAAGTGATAGTAAAGGTGGAGCGACAGGACAAAGGTTGCCAGCGAGGCCAGCAGGGCGAACGTCTTGATCGCCCGGTCGGAGCCACGCGGGAACAGCAGCAGAGCGACCGCGGCCGCTGCGGGGAGGTAGGTCACCAGGCTCAGGATGTTCTGTATATGCATGCGGTGCCGTCACCAGAGCAAAAGATATGTGCGACGCATTCCATGGAAGGCGCAAGCTTGCTTGCACCTTATCTTGCTCCGCCTCGCGCCGTTCGAAGGCGGCAGCCAGCTGCTGCACCCCAGGGCAAAACCATAATCCTGGTATTACGAAAGCCAGGCCAGAATCCATGGCTGCAGAGTTATGTAGAGCAAGATGGCCACAACCCCGACCAGGATCCAGGTGGCGTAGCTGCGCACCAGGCCATTTTGAATGTTCTTCAACAGGGAAGCCGCACCCTGAACTACGCGGGCCGCCCCGTTTACCGCGCCATCAACTATCCCGACGTCCACTCCGCGCCACAAGACATCCCTCGAACCCGCCGCAACCGGGTGCACGATCAGCGCATCGTAGGTTTCGTCCACGTAATACTTGTGTGCCAGCAGTGTGTAGGGGCCGCTCATGCTGTGCGCGAGTTTCTCCGGCAGGGACGGCTTGACGACATAGAAGCGGTATGCCAGAAAGATGCCCAGCAGCGCGACCATCACCGAAATCAAGGCAAATCCCATTTCCAGGCTGTGTGCAAGCTGCGCGTGCTCCCCGCGCCAGGCAAACTCGAGCGAGGGCTCCAGGAACCGCTCGAACCTGTTGGTGCCCAGCCATGCGGGCAGCCCGATGAATCCGCCGATGGTCGAAAGCACGCCGAGGACCACCAGCGGGAGGGTCATGGTCGGCGGCGATTCGTGCACGTGGTGGCGGGTCTCCTCCGAAAAGCGTTCCGAGCCGTAAAATGCCAGAAAGATCAGCCGGAACATGTAGAAGGCCGTGAGACCCGCCGTCAGCAGACCCGTCAGCCAGATGACGGGATGCCCAGCGGCCCATGCCGACCACAGAATCTCGTCTTTGCTGAAAAAGCCCGCGAAAGGAAATATGCCGCTGATCGCGAGCGCGGCGACCAGCATGGTGCCGTGCGTGGTGGGGGTGAATTTGCGGAGTCCCCCCATGCGCATGAGATCCTGCTCGCCGCCGATGGCGTGGATTACGCTCCCCGCCCCCAGGAAGAGGAGCGCCTTGAAAAACGCGTGCGTGACGAGATGAAATATGCCGGCCGAAAAAGCGCCGACGCCGGCGGCGAAAAACATATAGCCCAGCTGGCTCACAGTCGAGTAGGCCAGAACCCGCTTGATGTCCGTCTGTACCAGGCCGATGGTGGCGGCCATCAGCGCGGTCAGGATGCCGATCGCGGCGACCACCTCGAGAGCAATGGGCGCGCGGCTGAATATCGGGGAGCAGCGCACGACCATGTAAACCCCCGCCGTCACCATCGTGGCGGCGTGGATCAAGGCACTCACCGGAGTCGGACCTTCCATCGCATCCGGCAACCAGACGTAGAGGGGAATCTGCGCACTCTTGCCGGTCGCACCCACAAAAAGCAGGAGCCCGATCGAAGTCAAAATCCCGAAACCGGTTTCGACCGGAAAGTTTGCCGGGCTGGCAGCGATCCTGCTGAACACCTCCGTGAAGTTCATGCTTTTGAAGGTGACGAAGATGAGCAGCACACCCAGCATGAAGCCCACGTCCCCGATCCGGTTTACGATGAACGCCTTCTTGCCGGCATCGCCGGCGCTGCGCCGGTCGAAGTAATATCCGATGAGCAGATACGAGCAGAGCCCGACCCCTTCCCAGCCGACGAACATCAGGAGGAAGTTGCCCGCCATGACCAGGACCAGCATCGAAAACATAAACAGATTCAGAAACGAAAAGAACCGGTAGTACCCGTCTTCGGCGTGCATGTAGCCGATCGAGTAAACATGAATCAGAAATCCAACCCCGGTGACGACAAGGAGCATGACCGCCGAAAGCGGGTCCAGGAGGAACTCCGCTTTGGCCACGAAGTTGCCGGACGCGATCCAGGTAAAAAGGGGATCGACGACGTGCCTCTCGGCCGGAGGCAGTTCGAGCAGGCTTGCGACCGCCGCGACCGCAAACAGGAAAGATGCGCCCACGCTGGTGCAGGCAATCGCGGAAATGACCGGCTTGGGGAACCGTCTGCCCAGAATCCCGTTGAGCGCCGAGCCGGCGAGAGGGAGCAGCGG includes these proteins:
- a CDS encoding prolyl oligopeptidase family serine peptidase; translation: MIARTSMSHRDISTRFYRAALVLLLVLLPLTLLAQGGGQAAPPKTAPSSWADEILKQEGYVTPPPELVAAVTAPRHENVNLSNASPDKKWFLNEIGDGPVLMKTFSKPFDELGGVFIDFKANRARSLTVRNNVGIQLISATDGTRKQIQLPAGARVSNATWSPDSKSIAFFVHGESATHIWIADVATGQSRQLTKTPVLATRVMNFDFTEDGKQIATVLIPDGRAPRPVRPDVPVGPEIKITDNNRNRLRTFPSLMTTQYDFQLLEWHSTGQVALINVQTGAVKKIGKPEMVTSIDASPDGNYLRVTHMTKPFSYIVPVGNFGSVEEVWDTNGAMLTELNKRPLNLGAAPDDTTPPAPQAPGGARGGAEQTGRRELAWRPDGQGFTYLEQEAPPPGTAGAGGDRAAAVRALVGARGGTRGAGAGGGQQGPPRKDRLMQWLPPFDAKSAKMIFENNTRMSNHRFSPDMQILFFRETSGQNTLEVAVYLAEPTQRYTLAQFRTDDVNANPGSLVSARGGGGGGRGGGGGGGGRGGGGGAGGGTVLLSADHNSVFYEGTVNDKSPEQVGPKSFLDKVAIKTGEKARIYESDNKNVYERISTILDIDAGRFIIARESPTEVSQSYLVEGTSRKQLTQNKDLFPDLTSASRQRIQVERADGFHFRVTVMLPPGYKEGTRLPAIFWFYPREFDTQQNFDQPDRTFNKNTFQSYGTRSIQFFVRLGYAVVVDTPALPIVGQQGQQNNNYVNDLRNDLAAVIDELDRRAIIDRQRLAIGGHSYGAFTTVNAMVHTPFFKAGIAGDGAYNRTLTPLGFQNERRDLWEARDVYLGMSPFLYANNLTGALLMYHSLADQNVGTDPDNSIRLFHALNGMGKTAAMYLYPYEDHGPVAKETLLDQWARWAAWLDKYVKNPQPKETKKATDTPIQR
- a CDS encoding AtpZ/AtpI family protein yields the protein MRRQHDGERRRSQGAVIARLSGIIMILPASMTAGWIVGYFLVDRYLHSFPWGSIIITFFGAGAGFYEIVRILAPNRGDDGNCSGRES
- a CDS encoding ATP synthase subunit I, which translates into the protein MMAIARAGNLERRLFWLTLGLTAGGSLLAWAGFGGREAVSFAAGAGLAGANLFWLRSTINSIFTGDLKRSKSKVLAGFFLRLLLIPLCLYAMIRFLFLDILAAVAGLAVFICSVFIEGVLEAYGSSPE
- the atpB gene encoding F0F1 ATP synthase subunit A, with translation MHEQSPVANFINQYLFDPIARALGFNIAANGHAVPDHIVMILLVSLGLISFAIWLRSRLSVENPTRMQHLIEIVLETLQGLMKEVVGKDSLQYFPLIGTLAVYILCGNLLGLIPGFLSPTSNLNVTASCAVCTFVYYNYHGIRKHGLIGYLAHFMGPVWWLAWLLFPVEIVSHLARILSLSLRLFGNIFAEELIIGSLNQYIFPVLASVPVMFLALFASTIQAFIFVLLTLVYISGAVEESAEHKEEHGAGHHEGAPQAAAA
- a CDS encoding ATP synthase F0 subunit C translates to MGVVLLTMVVPVFAQGEAGAAASKARNYQWLLISAGFGMALAAAGCGYAQSRALAAACEGVSRNPGATDTIRIFIFLGLAFIEFLALLTFVVIMMLLFF
- a CDS encoding transcription elongation factor GreA, giving the protein MKDIRKKLQDELNVIERELRVDLPKEILRAREHGDLSENAEYKAAKERQAYLEGKKANLQARLAALSLINLEKIPHDRVAYGSRVVLYDAGADKELSYTLVSPEESDISQGLISSSSPIGRSLMGKAEGDEVHIVTPSGPKDYEIRSLTTIHDLED
- a CDS encoding NADH-quinone oxidoreductase subunit N; amino-acid sequence: MTIDYFSILPQIILVLAGMIILLLEPFTPPARKSRQGQIAVAASFLAAYVLSFQRLGHPRAIFSGMFLVDNFSWVFQWLFFVITGFSALVALRFNERESINRGEYYALLLFACSGMSLMAASGDLILTFLGIEILSIATYILAGFKRTDLRANESSLKYFLLGSFATAFLLYGIALVYGSTGTTNYAAIRQVAGLQGTPQLTMVIGLGLLLVGFGFKVATVPFHAWAPDVYEGAPTAVTAFMIVGPKAAGFAALIRVLVQALPSLQADWTAILWVCSILTMTVGNVVATLQSNIKRMLAYSAIAHAGYILVGIVANSSAGHRAVIFYLIVYTAMNLGALSIVLSLSRQGDQRVKLEDYAGMGRTQPLTAAALSLFLISLAGIPLTGGFIGKFFLFSAAIQRGYVGLAIIGVLNSVLSVYYYFRLMVYMYMKEPQEAQIESIPLTALAAIAIAALGVLWAGISPNWILNLASRSILPLQ
- a CDS encoding NADH-quinone oxidoreductase subunit M, with translation MHIQNILSLVTYLPAAAAVALLLFPRGSDRAIKTFALLASLATFVLSLHLYYHFDIANGQMQFEEAVSWIEGGMIKHHLGIDGISLFLILLTTFLTPLAILSSWRAVTQKVKPYMICMLFLETGMLGVFAALDLVLFYVFWEVMLIPMYFLIGVWGGEHRVYAAVKFILYTMVGSLLMLLAIIYLYYLNGGTTFDLLQISRNLASGSIRITTGEEFWLFMAFLLAFAIKVPLFPFHTWLPDAHVEAPTAGSVILAGVLLKMGTYGLLRFCLPLFPAAAIAVAPYLSILALIGIVYGALVAMVQPDLKKLVAYSSVSHMGLVVLGIFAFTQQGLQGSTLQMLNHGLSTGALFLLVGMIYERRHTRLISDFGGLAHRNPVLAALFLVVTLSSIGLPGLNGFVGEVLILAGTFIKSPVFAAVAASGMILGAVYMLWMYQRVFLGNVTNPANLEMKDIGTREKLLLVPILLVMLWIGVYSAPFLQRMDASLQLVQQRIHNAHAPAGGYRVEQRLGSPQLGGGQ
- the nuoL gene encoding NADH-quinone oxidoreductase subunit L; the protein is MTDYLWLIPLLPLAGSALNGILGRRFPKPVISAIACTSVGASFLFAVAAVASLLELPPAERHVVDPLFTWIASGNFVAKAEFLLDPLSAVMLLVVTGVGFLIHVYSIGYMHAEDGYYRFFSFLNLFMFSMLVLVMAGNFLLMFVGWEGVGLCSYLLIGYYFDRRSAGDAGKKAFIVNRIGDVGFMLGVLLIFVTFKSMNFTEVFSRIAASPANFPVETGFGILTSIGLLLFVGATGKSAQIPLYVWLPDAMEGPTPVSALIHAATMVTAGVYMVVRCSPIFSRAPIALEVVAAIGILTALMAATIGLVQTDIKRVLAYSTVSQLGYMFFAAGVGAFSAGIFHLVTHAFFKALLFLGAGSVIHAIGGEQDLMRMGGLRKFTPTTHGTMLVAALAISGIFPFAGFFSKDEILWSAWAAGHPVIWLTGLLTAGLTAFYMFRLIFLAFYGSERFSEETRHHVHESPPTMTLPLVVLGVLSTIGGFIGLPAWLGTNRFERFLEPSLEFAWRGEHAQLAHSLEMGFALISVMVALLGIFLAYRFYVVKPSLPEKLAHSMSGPYTLLAHKYYVDETYDALIVHPVAAGSRDVLWRGVDVGIVDGAVNGAARVVQGAASLLKNIQNGLVRSYATWILVGVVAILLYITLQPWILAWLS